The DNA sequence ACCTGGGTATTACAATGTTATTGTatacttactttactgctaGAAAGGAATAAAACGACAATCTATTTTtgttaattctatttttttttatatatatacaaattaacaCAATGCATTTGTTAATCATTTTAACAGTTTCGAAAGTCAAAACTTATTCTTTCTAaaccaattattatttcttaatatggtacaatttcaatttaagaactaaatatataaagtgattacttattttaaccgattataatttgtataaatttgtaatttttggcGGTTTCTACGCCTTCAAAGAATGAAGAGGACttggtttaatatttaaaaatagaaatgtaAACCCGACTCGCGACGATTgagaacagaaaaaaatattgctcgTGTATTTTTTAGAAATACTGTGAGTATATTGTTGTCTACGCAACCCAGTGTTATTTATCAACCAGATTCTTGGCTTCCGTCAATTATAATTAGCTCACAGAGTCACACCCTCACACCCAATAGCActttttcatcatcattcatattatttttcattcatcGAACAAGAAACGTTGGCGTGCTATAGGTAGGTACTTTTACGTAAGTTGGCAGGTTTGATCCGCCAGCGTTCATCGAAAGACAATTCCGACTTAAagcaattactaataataactaattattCTTAAATTTCAGAATTATTCAGTTTCGGTTTTAATAATTACGTAGTGGCGAAAACccgtaaagaaaatattaacattGAAGAAAAGAAATTTCAATCACCACTGAAGGAATGTTGCTCGATAGGGCCTTAGCCATATTAAGACGATCTTACGCAAGCTGAATTGTACAATTCTGTTTTTGGTTTATGATTTCAACTTTCGTGCAACTTTTCTAATCTAATGATAAGGAACCGAACAAAGTCCAGACATTAAGCTCAATTTCTTTGGACTTTACAATTGTTCCAAAGCTTTTCCAATGATGCTAAGGCATTGCGAAAGCTTCTTGCTTTGCCGTTCCTTACATAAATAGCATTTGCTTTTGAACATACGCGGACAttcattgaaatttaaattttatatttttgtcatatgAAATGTGAACCGTCGAgatgaaatattatttcaaattaatattaatactaacgaTGAtcgaaattatcattattaaaaacCTCTTTCTGTTTATGCTACTTGCTTGAATCATTACGACAACAGTTGACAAAACTTATTTGAGGAAAAATTGTATggaaaattatcatttttttttttaagttagtagacaattgtataaaaataggaAATTTAAGATTTAACGAAATACATTTATTCCAAAAGTATATATTAATTCTATACCAGttggaaaaaaaattttgtcaacTTTTGTCAATGTGATGTCATTTTAAACATTGTGTAAATATGATATCAAATATCATCAATCATATCAAAGTATCAAAATTCCATTTAGATGTATCTAgcacatttattaattattatgtataaaatatatatagtaatatgtACCTAgatgttacatattttttaaataaattaatgtgaattttacatGTCGTAATAAAGAGTGCTAAAAAACGAAATagcattttgtttgtttgttaaattacatattatttttatttcaaatagtaATAAGTTGACCAGAGCAACAATTACatggataaaaaatattcaagtctAAGTTATTAAACTTAGAATTGATCAATGAGCAGTTTTGTAACTTTTCAAGTAATTCTTTAACTCTAGCTAAATCATTATACCTACTTTCCTCTTTTAAAAATGAGGCTAACTCCTCATCGGCTGCGAATCTTAGGAGGAGATCACGTAGCTCTTCTAAATGACGTTTTAATTTGTCACATTCCtcttgataaatttttaattgattactTCTTTCTTCTTCTCTTTTCTTTAATAAGCTACGTTGTTGCTGATAAAGTGCGACATATTCGCAAATAGTATCTGTCTCGTTTTGTAACTGCAGGATGATGTGTTCTAATCTATGTTTTTCGTCTGATAGATTAGCAACTTCATCCATTATGTTTAAAAAGCGTTCTTGAAGTTTAACCATAGCATCCTCCTTTTTAATGCAAATActgtctaatttaatttttgcatCCGTTACCTTCGTATTTATATCGTATGAAGTTGTTGTCAACAACCTTTGTTCATGCGCCGCGTCATCATTGCTTTTTTCCGTTTCTACTGTTTCTTGTTCATTATTGTCAACATCTGAATTTTGCTTATCATGAACGTCTTTTACTATTATTTCGTGTTTTCTCTCAATTTCTCGATACTCGTTTAGTAATCTTATCATTTCATTATCCTTAGCTTTTAGTTGGTTTTGCATATTTTTTGCACATTCTTCAAGTTCTGCCAATTTTAATGCTAGTCCTTTATTTAATTGCTTTTCGTGTGTCCATTTTTCTGTAAGTTCCAATTTATCCTTACCCTgcaataagtatttattatttaattgctaAATTGAAGAGTCTGGCCTATGGTTCAGTGACTAGATACAtcaataaattcatttaatttgcTGAGCATCGCTGATTTCTTacattgtatataaatttatctttaaaaaatgattttgtacTCAAAGTGAACACATAGTTCTAGGAAAACTTGATTATTTCAGTAAATATTATAGGAAAAAGACAAAGAATACTTAAgaatttaagtaatattatagTGTAAGTAAATAAGCATAAGTGAATTATTCTCAAATTTTTAGAACCTTGCTTGCTTGATATATTATAACTTATTGATACTTAGTGCTACTATGATACTGTGTATTAAATTTGACTAATTGTTGCCATCAGTTCACATCAAcggttactttaaaataaaacattaaatccATACCTTATACATACCATTTTAACAATATCTTGTTCCAAAGCCTCAATGtcactttttaactttttattttgttctgttgCTCTTTGTGCAGCTAATTTGTCACTTGCTATATCTGCGTGTAGCTTAGAGATATCAACATTGTCATGCTTATAAATGTTACTATCTTGGGATTCGATTTCTCTAGCTTGggttaattcattaatttttttttgacaatccatatgtttgttttttaattcattgtatTTAACGTTAATTTCCTCTAGttcattctaaaataaaaaaatatgttaaggaATTATAAAGAAGCCAAAATACTATACATTTTGCAGAATTTTTGTTTACtaacatcatatatattaatacactaaggttaagatgtttgcttccctttttagaaaaaaaaaaactcacaattactccacataaattatatatcattttatagataattacttGCTCTACCCGcatccacaacaaaaaaaattaaactatttaaaaagggAGGTTAGGTGCATACCCAACCTCCCTCTAAGAAGAaggaaggctattttttcccCTTAATGCGGATGAAACTGCATGTCCAAGCTAGTATGTCTTTATTATACTAGATTCTTTTATTAGATCAGTAggtaatttcaaaaataatttcagttGAGGTTAGTGTTCAATTAAACTAAAGATATCCTTAATGTTATTACATTAGTATGGATTGATTTATCTTAAATAACATggaaaatattatcatttgttTGGTTTGATCAAATACTCAATCAAATAATATTGTGATATACATTAGGTTAGGGTTAAAACaactaaatttagttttttttataattattatcatacttACTTTCGCTGCAATATATTGGTTTTGAAGATCTGTGTCAATTTGCACTTGTTTACTCAAGTCACTGTCATTTTTAGTTGCATAGTTTTGTAAACGGATTTCCATTTCACTTATTTGCTCTATAAGACTGTGTTCCCTATTGTAAAGATTTTGTAAATCCTTTGAcagtgtttcatttttattaagctCGGACTTTAGTTGCTCATTCAAATCTCGTACATAATGTTCATAATGTGAATTGATTTGTTCTTTATCTTTTTGCAAAGTCTGTATTTTTAGCTCCAGATTAGAAATCTTTTGCAACAAAGCCTCAGTTTCTTTCGTATTTCCATTACTTTGGTCAAATTTAACAACAGAATCATTTGTCAACTGTTGTATTTGAAGTTGCAACAAGTCAATTTGGTTTTGATAGGTGGATACTTGATTGAGTAGTTGTGAATTTTCAGATTCTTTGGAAGTTAACATTGATTTTGTCAACTCTACttgttcaaataaattatttttttcttcatgaAGATGctgatttgtaatttttaattgttgcaGTTCTTTATCTTTACTTGAAGCTTCTTGAACGACCATAGAATATTTTGTCATTAAATTGTTTATGTCAGATTGTAAGGCAATATGCTGTTGTTTACAATTATTGTGATAACTAATTTCTTGTCCATATAGAGTCTCCATATGTGCTAATTTTGCACTTAAATCCTTTATTTGCAATTCAAGGttagttttatttgaaataagcaTTTCGGTGATTACATCTGGTTTTATTTCCGATGTTTTTAGGTCCATTTCTTGGTTATTAAAAAATTCTGCCCGATTTCCGTTAGTGATACTATTTTGATCTTGATCCATTTTAGTAATAGTAATCATATTTAGATTCTCATTTAAAGTTTCCTTAGGTTGTCCTTCTATGTTTTCTTTATGACTTGATGTGACTTTCTTTTCCTGATGGTCTctcaactaaaataaatttgataaaatataataatttaatattttttgataatatattagtttaaaaacCCGTCAAAGTTATATTACCTTTTTTCTTGCTTTTGCCAACTTTTCAGCTCTTATATCCATCTTAAACGTAAAAATGAGGAGAAGTATTTAAAGACAAATTGGAGATGACATTTACAGTTACaacgttttattttactataaaatcatacttttatatatatttatattgctcaattacaaataaattgacaataaatataactattgtAATCTTATCAAATGTCATATATACTCTTTGATGTCaattattgtattgttataTGATTGTTATGCTGGCAAGCTGTGTTGCCAACCCCAAGAAACTAAAAAACAGCAGAttaccaataaaaaaacaaacgaaaacagtaggtaaagtaaaaaaaggcCGATTTCATATTTTCCtcctataattaaaataattacccaCTTTTGTTAGTTATCAGGACTCACATACATTGTTAAAGTAACATTCTTTTCCACTTTCATCCTCAATTGCCTCCTCTTTAGTATTTTCAGACTCACGTTTCTTCTTAAAATCATACTTATTgttgttaaatttctttaagTGCCTTTTTGTGCAGTCAAATGAGTAGCAATCAGTTATTATATTTCGGATTTAACCGTTTGCTACTCATCTGAAGATTTAATGTGTATGACCTTACGGTCGATATTTTGATGCGTAATTAAGTTTTCTTGATATTTTTAGCAGAAAACAATCTTTACATGGTGGTGCTACAAGTAAGCACAAAAGTTTCTTCAGCAATTCACACAAAGGTTTAACATTAGTGGATGTTGTCCCATGAGACAGCCATCTAAGGtgtaacgttatacgtacattatttgtgctgctaaattaaaatatgcttaaatttaatattttaaatacgtgaaatgatttttcttcaaaaaaaaaacattaatttattataattaaatcttgCATGAAAATCTACAGTAGtttataaaacacaattttatcataaattattttttttctctacaaacaaataatataaattcatcaaccggcatttatatattcgtgcgggcaacattttatcttttcaaaaattcaaatgaatcttttgtctcgggttataaaaacggcagtactggttgccgccgcgtcattcattttttgaattttgtctCAAGAAAGTAGTTAACGCACATCACACCTTTTATTACGGTCTCTAATACGGtgtctaatatatttttaagcatcgtaaccgtaattactaaaattgtgtgatccttgcttagcgttgtctcgattcaacaaatatatatagtgTC is a window from the Melitaea cinxia chromosome 3, ilMelCinx1.1, whole genome shotgun sequence genome containing:
- the LOC123669418 gene encoding golgin subfamily A member 2 produces the protein MDIRAEKLAKARKKLRDHQEKKVTSSHKENIEGQPKETLNENLNMITITKMDQDQNSITNGNRAEFFNNQEMDLKTSEIKPDVITEMLISNKTNLELQIKDLSAKLAHMETLYGQEISYHNNCKQQHIALQSDINNLMTKYSMVVQEASSKDKELQQLKITNQHLHEEKNNLFEQVELTKSMLTSKESENSQLLNQVSTYQNQIDLLQLQIQQLTNDSVVKFDQSNGNTKETEALLQKISNLELKIQTLQKDKEQINSHYEHYVRDLNEQLKSELNKNETLSKDLQNLYNREHSLIEQISEMEIRLQNYATKNDSDLSKQVQIDTDLQNQYIAAKNELEEINVKYNELKNKHMDCQKKINELTQAREIESQDSNIYKHDNVDISKLHADIASDKLAAQRATEQNKKLKSDIEALEQDIVKMGKDKLELTEKWTHEKQLNKGLALKLAELEECAKNMQNQLKAKDNEMIRLLNEYREIERKHEIIVKDVHDKQNSDVDNNEQETVETEKSNDDAAHEQRLLTTTSYDINTKVTDAKIKLDSICIKKEDAMVKLQERFLNIMDEVANLSDEKHRLEHIILQLQNETDTICEYVALYQQQRSLLKKREEERSNQLKIYQEECDKLKRHLEELRDLLLRFAADEELASFLKEESRYNDLARVKELLEKLQNCSLINSKFNNLDLNIFYPCNCCSGQLITI